Below is a window of Apodemus sylvaticus chromosome 5, mApoSyl1.1, whole genome shotgun sequence DNA.
ccccaaaaaaaacaacaacccaaccaaacaacaacagcaaaagtcaaaataaaacattagaaaaacaaggtgtcaggctgaagagatggctcagtggttaagagcactgactgatcttcctgAGGTCTAAGTTCCATCCTcagcagctacatggtggctcacaaccatctataataggatccaatgccctcttctggtgtgtcagtagacagtgacagtgtagtcacatacatcaaataaataaataaatctttaaaacaaaaacaaggtatTAAAGTAGgatttggaggccagcctggatgaaaaagtgagttccagaacagccacagctacattgagaaaccatgtcttggaaaatgaaagaaagggaaaaaaattagcatatttcatatttatagctGGACAAGAAAACTCTGAAAAGGAAACTGTGAAAATGttagctttgtttttctttttaaacacgagATGCTACTTGAAAGTGGTGCAAGGTAACTGTCAATGAATAGAAGGTGGGTCAGTCCTCGGGTCAGGAGAACCTGAGGTGTCTCCAGGAGCCTCAAACACTTACTTTGCAGGCACATTTTAGCCTGAAGGAAGGAGTAGCTCTTCACTCCTCACCTGACTTCCTTTTTTGGGAGTGGAGGAGACAGGCaatcttgagtgctgggatttgaagtgtgtgccaccaccacccagtttccCACTTCATTCTTAAAATGAAATGGTATTCCTCAACAGCCTAGACTCTCAATCACAAAACACCCATGATTCCAACTCCTAGATAAACTAATAATAGCCCAGCCTCCCTGGAGGGAAAGATGGAATAGCTGGTGGGCAACTTGCATAAGGCCCAATGAAGATATGACTTATCTAAGGACTGTCCCACACTGGGTAAAGAGATGTTTGAAATTCGactaaaacagttttaaaatttgtCTTCTTCAACAATACAACTTAACATTCAACTCAACTGATAAAAAGATTTATGGCTAGGCTGACAGAGTTTGGATAAGAGTTGGCAATCCTCCCTAGGATGCTCTTCATGCTAACCTCCAGAATGGTGGTCTAAGGACCACCAGGGATCCTGATTATATACTAATTAACTTGTAACTCCTGCAGGTCACTCAAAAGGCTTATCACAAGAGCAGACACCTGACAGACATTGCTGTCTAAGAATCAAGTTTATAATGTACGTTTTAAGATGGTAGAATTAGGAGCTAATACTGTTCTTGCCAAAGACCTGGATTTCATTCCGAGCATCCACATCAGAAagttcacagccatctctaactccagtttcaaggggatctgacacccttgtcTCTCTTTTCCAAGTACCTGCATGCATGGGATGCATGTAAACTCATAAAGGCACACATAAAAACTTAAAggattttaaaaaacagaagaaaaagttttaaaacaatTGGAATTTTTAAGATACAAGCAGACGAGGGGCAGAATTTTATCCCTAAGCCTATCACTAATCTCTGAGAGctagtatatttttaaagaactgaacattcttttgttttctgagatgttattgatttgtatgtttgtgttttaccAATACATACAAGTTTCTGTACTGCAACAGTGCAGTGCCCTTGGAGGctaaagagggtgtcagatcctgtaAGACAGTAGTTATAGACAGCTgctgtcatatgggtgctgggaatcgaaccaggTCCTTAGGAATACCAGCCAAtcgttgaaccatctctccagccccacccagtacattttaataaaactcttataaagaaaaccaaGCATGAACACAAATAGCTACTAGATAAAAGTAGAACCCAAGTTTCATTCACTATCCTTGTTCTGATGGTGGCAGACACAGTACTAACAGTACTGTGCTAACACAGTGGTTCCAGGTGGTTTGATCTATAAATGTTCTAGGCATCTTTGGTTTGTATAGGTATACATATGATActagcaaaacaaaaccactaaCAACTATTTCTAAGAACACATGCCACTTTTGTGGAATGCCTGTGTATTATTTATACCCCAAATGCTAAACCTACAGAATTTCAGTGACTAGAAATTAATGCCATCTCTTTCTTAATGTTTTATCAGTACTTGTGATAAGGGTAATTTAATGGTACTAGCAACAGCATTACTACCTTGCTTTCTCCATATCTCCTTCCTCAAAATACTTAATTATTCATAAGCAAGTTACCTAACTCAGGGGACAAAAAGATTGGAAACAACATTtcatgaaaagaaagaacaatctCAGGATCATAGAAATAAGAGCTTCAAAGTACACATTAAAATCTGTCTCATTTCTGAAAACCATTTCTGTTCTGAAGACCAAATGGCCTCAGTTAAAACTATCTCCAGCCAAATGGACCTAACCATATAAACCATTAATTACAAAGTATCTAGAACCCAAGTCAGCTACTTATCACCCCTGCCCCAGCACACCATTCTCTTTAGTACTTAAATGATAGGAGTTTAAGTTCCTTCAAACTGCAGGCCTTTTGAGTTCCTAAAGGATGATAGGAGAATGTTGGACCCAGAGCTTCCAACTATGTAGAGGTGCCCCAGAAGCATAAATCCTTGGGCAGGTGGAACATCACAGTGCAGTCAATGTTACTACAAGGACAGTCTCCCTGGGCCACACGAATATTGATTTCTAAGTGTGCTTGAATGGACAGACACTACAAAGAATAGCTTCCCCACATTCTCATTCTCTGTTCCCATGTACACATAGGTCCAGATTACCATATATCATAACAGAAAAGTAACCGTTTCATTTACATTCACTCAAAACACCACACTACTGGCTCATCCCAGCAATGTGATAGCTAAGTTAAGAGATGCCACCTGTAGTGTCTCAACTCAACCAAGGCCAGCCAGGAAGATGTCACTAGACCAACAGACTGTCCATTACACTCCAGTCTGCTGTGCAGGTCACCTGTGTAACAGGTGCTTAAAGACAACTCACCTTGCgcaccacctcctcttcctcctggcgTTTCTCATAATGAGAAAAGTCGTCAAAGATAGAGGTTGTGTGcttataggaagcaataatcttcagcacttgttttgctttttctaaggGCACCTCCTGTGTATCACGGGAGTTTGTGACAGGTTTGTTGTCGTTATTCTCCAGTCTGATGTGCCGCAGTTGGTTATTGGGCACATCCTTGACAAAAATCCACTTTACATCAAACTTCCCCTTCCACTTGTCCTGAGACCAGACCCCAGCACTGGTGCCATAGTCCACAGGGGACTTCATCTCTGCCACCCCACAGAAATGTCCACTCCCATTGACACTGAAGAGCAGATAAACAGGCCCCTTGCTGCTCATGGAGCGGAAGGCGCCATCCAGGCGCTTGTTGCCATGTTCAGTACTACACCAGATGGAGTACTTGATGGAGCGGTGGATGTCGTCCTCAGAATAGCTCTTGATGATGAACACCCGCCCACTCTTAAGATTCCAGTCGAACTCTTTAGGGTTATAGCTGTGGGCAGCTTTCAGTTTCTCCAGGACAGGGTGGGACTCTACACTTGGGGCAGAAGCAGGCTGCGCATTTCCAACAGAGTTACTGTCACTGTTGGCCCCTCCACTCTGCCCAAATGCTGCATTTCTGTTTCGAGGAGCCACCCAGCGAGGTTGAAGTGGCTGCTGAGGGCTCTGATACTGTGGCTGGACCAAAGGTGGGGGCTGAACAGGGAGAGGCTGAGCTACCTGCTGGGGCTGTGGGGCAGCCTGGGGGGATGGTGTCTGCTGGGGAGCCGAGGCCTTTGGCGCAGGGCCCTTGTTATCCCAAGTACCAATGTCCATGTTATGCTTTATAGGTGGAGGAGGCAGTGCACCCCCCACTATTGGCCCACTCTTTGTTTTTATCTTAGGCTGTGGTTTTGCAGGCTTACTAGCAATGGCTGCCCATGAAGTTGGTTTTGAAACTGGCATGTTTACATTTGTCCCACCATTGCCAGAAAGGACACCAGTCAGTGCCACACTGTTGACAACTGAACCCACCGTCTTAACTGCAGAGGTGGTAACATCCCCAATCTTCAGGCCAACCATACCCTGCTCCAGACTGTTCATCCCAGGGGCCTTGttgagtgtgtcactgtgaaaaCCTGTCTGCCCATCAACAACTGTGCCACCAAGGGAGCTTGGTGGGTAAGTGTAACTGCTCCCATAAGCTGAGCTCTGAGTCTGCTGCCCCTGAGAACCACTTGTTCCCCATGCTGAGAATGCAgggttttcaggaaaaaaattaaacctgtGCTGGTAAATGTTGTTCCCCAGACCCCCAGGCTGCCCAAAAACAGCATCATGCATAAAGTGATGGTCTCCATTACTAAGTTGTCCATAGGTAGTGAGATATGGGATGGGAGGGTCCCCTGCAGTAGACCATGGTGCCTCGCTGAGGGAGTAAGGAAATCCAATGGATGGTGGATAGTAGCTGGACAGGTAAGGATCACTCATCGAGGGGTAACTGTTACTCTGTGAAAACAAATAAGTGATGAGTTAGACAACTGTCAGACTGCTCAGCATGCTAACCACCTCACACACAGGTGCAAAAACAAAGCTAATATAATATAGCACACGATTATTTCTTCTTAAATGACAGATATGGTCACCAATGTCAAAACAAAAGTCATTAGTAATGAATGCAAACCAGGCTGTTGTCTCAAAGCACAGAGCCTACTTTGCAGTGACCTGAACTCAGGTGAAATGACCCAGCCAAACCACCCTTCTGCCTTTACCACCAGAGGAATCCAACCCAGTCCTGCAGTAGTAATATTTACAATGAACACTGACGGCACAGCAGAATGCAGACAACCTTAACAATGCACTAAGATGGCTCTGACAATAAGACCGGC
It encodes the following:
- the Ythdf1 gene encoding YTH domain-containing family protein 1; this encodes MSATSVDPQRTKGQDNKVQNGSLHQKDAVHDNDFEPYLSGQSNPSNSYPSMSDPYLSSYYPPSIGFPYSLSEAPWSTAGDPPIPYLTTYGQLSNGDHHFMHDAVFGQPGGLGNNIYQHRFNFFPENPAFSAWGTSGSQGQQTQSSAYGSSYTYPPSSLGGTVVDGQTGFHSDTLNKAPGMNSLEQGMVGLKIGDVTTSAVKTVGSVVNSVALTGVLSGNGGTNVNMPVSKPTSWAAIASKPAKPQPKIKTKSGPIVGGALPPPPIKHNMDIGTWDNKGPAPKASAPQQTPSPQAAPQPQQVAQPLPVQPPPLVQPQYQSPQQPLQPRWVAPRNRNAAFGQSGGANSDSNSVGNAQPASAPSVESHPVLEKLKAAHSYNPKEFDWNLKSGRVFIIKSYSEDDIHRSIKYSIWCSTEHGNKRLDGAFRSMSSKGPVYLLFSVNGSGHFCGVAEMKSPVDYGTSAGVWSQDKWKGKFDVKWIFVKDVPNNQLRHIRLENNDNKPVTNSRDTQEVPLEKAKQVLKIIASYKHTTSIFDDFSHYEKRQEEEEVVRKERQNRNKQ